The sequence TTGCGGGCGGTCTGCGATGCTTTGGATATTTCATTAAAAATTGGAGATAATTGGCATTTCAGCCCAGATGATCGTTCCATTTATGTTTCTTCCAAAAGTATTATGCAGAATAATATTTTTGAAAACGCATGGATACTTATGCACGAAATCGGACATGTGGAGATATCAAGATATCATAAATTCTGTCCTAGTCTTGAACAAAAGTTTCCATGGCACAGATTTTTCAATAGCCTTGAAGAGGAAAGAGTCAATCGTTGGATGATCAATTTGTATCCACCAATGAAAGACTGGTATGATCATGACTTGAAGTCGATGCATTCTGATGTGAGTGAAGCTTATCCTTTGCTGAGACAGTTTCATTATGGGTGTTTTGCATTTTGGGGAGGGATGAGCTTGGACTCATTTTGTCCTGATGTTGCGCAAGCATTGATTGCTACGCAAGAGCCAAGAGCAAAATATATAACTACAGTTCCGAAAATATTCGCTGATGTGTCGAAGAGTCGCGATAAAGTTGAGAATAATTCTCAGTTGATGGAGTCTGAAGTAATGTCTTCCGCGCGAAGCGCATTCGACTTGGCGCTGACTGAGATATTCCCTGCCGCGCTTAAACTGTTTTCGTTGGACTTGGCCAAGTTTCATACTTTTATGAGGTCTAGGGCTGGATTGTGGAACAAAAGGGAGCGGCTTTCGCAGGCCCTTTCTGCTCATGGAAGTCTGGGACTTGTTCGCAGAAGCAAAGACTCTGAAATTGACGAGAAGGTTCAACAAGGCAAGGAATGCGATCCGCATGTGTTGCAAATATATCTCAAATCATTCGACATGAATTTGGGTCATGGCCTGAATGCAGGGGAAGCGCGTGGCCATGGCGGGTTGTCAAAGCCAATCTGGTCTTCAACAAGGGGCGTGCATCCCTTTGCCCGAAAGGCAGGGGATGTCCCGGATTACGTAAGAACCGTGCAGGCGCTGGAGCCGCAAATAGAATCGCTGAGACAGGATCTCGGAAAATTGATCCGGCGGAGCATGAATAAACTCTCAGGCCGTTTTTCCTCGGGGCCGAAGGTTGATCTGAGGGCGGCCATGCAGTTTGAAGCCGACGCGCGGAGTTATGACCGTCTTTGGAAGCGTAGGCGGGACATGGGCGGGAATACAAATTCGGCCTTCCTGCTTCTTGTGGATCTATCTGGGTCGATGGCCGGTTCGAAAATCGACGTCGCTTTCCAGGGCGCCATTCTGATGGTCGAAACCCTTGCGAGGATTGGGGTTCCCGTTGCGGTTTACGGGTTTCAGGACTGTCTGCTGAGATTTAAAGGCTTTGAAGATGGGGCTCGATCTACGATTTCTGAAATGTTCATCAAGATGTTTCAGGAGGTAGAGGGCAACTGCCCCGGCGGAAACAATAAGCCTATATACAATGATGACGGACCTTGTCTGCTGGATGCCGCCAAGCTCATCGGGGCGTTGCCCGTGCAGCAGAAGGTGCTGATTGTAATCAGTGATGGGCATCCCGAAGGCAGGCAATCGAATTCGGATGATCTGCACCGTGCAGTAAAGATGGTATCCAAGGATCCTTCGATCAATTTGATAGGCATAGGTCTTGGGCCAAATACAGAGCATGTCCGGCAGTACTATCCTGACGCAGTGGCAAATGTCGAAACGGAGGAACTCTCCGCAGTGCTCGGGCGATGCCTGCGGCATCATTTGGGTGGGAGCAATGAGATTCAGAGTCGTGAAGTTGTCATAGAAGAAACACTTTTCTGATACTGGTGCTTCACAATATTGACGAGCTGGAGGAATTTAGAATGACCGACGGCGATAAGGCGAAGATGGTAAATATTAAAGAAAAAATCCGGCAGCTTATCAGTGATCGGGATTATTTGCGGATGCTGCTGGATCAGGTGAGTCATTTGGACTTCGGGTTTGAAGACATTCAGAAGGCTTATGCTGAAGTCCTGGGTGAGATCATTCGACTTGACGAGCAGTTGCGGGGGATGTCCGGTCCT is a genomic window of Desulfomicrobium baculatum DSM 4028 containing:
- a CDS encoding cobaltochelatase CobT-related protein; this translates as MTEDNRRFRTLQFLLRAVCDALDISLKIGDNWHFSPDDRSIYVSSKSIMQNNIFENAWILMHEIGHVEISRYHKFCPSLEQKFPWHRFFNSLEEERVNRWMINLYPPMKDWYDHDLKSMHSDVSEAYPLLRQFHYGCFAFWGGMSLDSFCPDVAQALIATQEPRAKYITTVPKIFADVSKSRDKVENNSQLMESEVMSSARSAFDLALTEIFPAALKLFSLDLAKFHTFMRSRAGLWNKRERLSQALSAHGSLGLVRRSKDSEIDEKVQQGKECDPHVLQIYLKSFDMNLGHGLNAGEARGHGGLSKPIWSSTRGVHPFARKAGDVPDYVRTVQALEPQIESLRQDLGKLIRRSMNKLSGRFSSGPKVDLRAAMQFEADARSYDRLWKRRRDMGGNTNSAFLLLVDLSGSMAGSKIDVAFQGAILMVETLARIGVPVAVYGFQDCLLRFKGFEDGARSTISEMFIKMFQEVEGNCPGGNNKPIYNDDGPCLLDAAKLIGALPVQQKVLIVISDGHPEGRQSNSDDLHRAVKMVSKDPSINLIGIGLGPNTEHVRQYYPDAVANVETEELSAVLGRCLRHHLGGSNEIQSREVVIEETLF